In the Carboxydothermus pertinax genome, TAAAAATTTAGATGAATTGACAAGGATTTATCAAGATGTTATCATATAAAAGTGTGTTAACAGGCGGGAGGGAGTATTGTGCCGCTTTCCGAGATTACCGAAGCAAAAAATAAAACGGTTGGCACCAAACAAACAATAAAGGCCCTCCAGAAAGGGAAAGTTAGGAAAGTATTTATTGCCTTAGATGCAGAGAAGCGGGTGACTGACCCGGTATTAGCTCTCTGCAAAGAAAAAGATGTACCAGTAGAAGCCGTGGATACAATGGAAAGTCTGGGAAAAAGCTGCGGTATTGCTGTAGGATGTGCCTGTGCTGCAATTTTAGATCCGGGGAAGGAGGTGTAACAAATGCCAACGATTAATCAGCTAGTAAAGAAAGGTAGAGAAAAAGTTACCGTTAAGTCCAGTGCTCCGGCGCTGAAGGGTTGTCCGCAAAAGCGGGGTGTTTGTACCAGGGTTTACACCACAACTCCAAAGAAGCCAAACTCAGCTTTAAGAAAAGTAGCCCGTGTTCGCTTAACCAATGGTGTTGAAGTTACTGCATATATCGGTGGTATTGGCCATAATTTACAAGAACACTCGGTGGTGCTAGTAAGAGGGGGCCGGGTTAAAGACTTACCTGGTGTTAGATACCACATTGTTCGGGGAGCGCTTGACTGTGCTGGAGTGCAAAACCGAAATCAAGGTCGTTCCAAGTACGGGACAAAACGGCCGAAGACCAAGAAGTAAAAAAAGTTTTGGAAAGAAACCTTGTAAAGGGGGGAAGAAAATGCCCAGAAGAGGACCTGTGCCGAAACGGGATGTTTTACCGGATCCGGTATATGGCAGCAAACTTGTTACTAAGTTAATTAATAAAACAATGGTTGATGGCAAAAAAAGTTTAGCTGAAAAAATTTGCTATCGAGCCTTTGAGATAATCCGGGAAAAGACCGGTAAAGATCCGCTGGAAGTTTTTGAAGAAGCGATGAAAAATGTCATGCCGGTGGTGGAAGTGCGGCCGCGGCGGGTTGGTGGTGCCAACTATCAGGTACCCATGGAAGTACGCCCGGAGCGGCGGCAATCCTTGGCGCTTCGCTGGATTGTTAATTATGCCCGGGAAAGAAGTGGCCGCAGCATGGAGGAAAAACTGGCGGCGGAAATTA is a window encoding:
- the rpsL gene encoding 30S ribosomal protein S12, yielding MPTINQLVKKGREKVTVKSSAPALKGCPQKRGVCTRVYTTTPKKPNSALRKVARVRLTNGVEVTAYIGGIGHNLQEHSVVLVRGGRVKDLPGVRYHIVRGALDCAGVQNRNQGRSKYGTKRPKTKK
- the rpsG gene encoding 30S ribosomal protein S7, translated to MPRRGPVPKRDVLPDPVYGSKLVTKLINKTMVDGKKSLAEKICYRAFEIIREKTGKDPLEVFEEAMKNVMPVVEVRPRRVGGANYQVPMEVRPERRQSLALRWIVNYARERSGRSMEEKLAAEIMDAANGVGAAVKKKEDTHKMAEANKAFAHYRW
- a CDS encoding ribosomal L7Ae/L30e/S12e/Gadd45 family protein, whose protein sequence is MPLSEITEAKNKTVGTKQTIKALQKGKVRKVFIALDAEKRVTDPVLALCKEKDVPVEAVDTMESLGKSCGIAVGCACAAILDPGKEV